From the Nodularia sp. NIES-3585 genome, one window contains:
- the pgmB gene encoding beta-phosphoglucomutase, whose translation MNKKNSNNHFIYTDWILIETQFDPEQWHSRETVFTIGNRYLGTRGSFEEGYISALPATFIHGVYDDVPVVYTELANCPDWLPLVLSINGEKFRLDQGEILRYDRQLDLRQGLFSRSLRWRNPSGETVDIHFERFASLADQHVLGQRCQVTPVDFDGVIEIQASINGYPENQGFNHWEAIDQGKTEQGIWLHSRTRGSRIDIGMAARMVISGTEAALEVHTAPGYPTITATFLATSQQTVTVEKTVTVFTSRDVPQPVPAAQEKLTQLPDYITLLQANAQAWNQVWHYSDILIEGDSKAAFAVRYNLFQLLIAAPKHDEKVSIPAKTLSGFGYHGHIFWDTEIFILPFFIFTQPALARNLLSYRYHTLNGARRKASHYGYKGAMYAWESAVTGDEVTPRWSLPSDFYGEDIRIWCRDHEIHISSDISYAVWYYWQATGDDEWMQKCGAEIILDTAIFWNSRVEFNSEQDRYEIRGVIGADEYHEFVHNNTFTNRIVQWHLEKGLIVDDWLHQNCPEQAQKLEDKLQLTAEIKTQWEDIVAKIWIPYDAETGLIEQFEGFFQLEDINWNDYEPRTQSMQGILGIEKTNKLQVLKQPDVLMLLYLMRELGDFPYNQKSLQANWDYYAPRTDITYGSSLGPAIHAILASDLGKSAEAYERFMQAAMVDLEDVRGNAADGIHGANAGGIWQAVVFGFGGIKLRDSRPLANPHLPRGWTRLKFKLHWRGKWHEFDLRPQITQEESNKGFILFAPSSSQNFHIRGVIFDLDGVLTDTAEYHYQAWQKLADEEGIEFNRQANEALRGISRRASLMLIIKNRKFSEAQIQEMLDRKNRYYVELIANITPKDVLPGAIALLNELRQQGIKIAIGSASKNAQVVVERLGIADQVDAMASPAVGIADGYSVQQPKPAPDLFLHAAEQLGVPPEQCVVIEDAAAGVDAALAAGMWAVGLGPPERVGAAHVVLPSLAGVRWAELQDKLREAVAQKN comes from the coding sequence ATGAATAAAAAAAATTCTAATAACCATTTTATCTATACAGATTGGATATTAATTGAGACTCAATTTGACCCCGAACAGTGGCATTCCAGAGAAACAGTGTTCACAATCGGCAACCGATACCTGGGAACACGGGGCAGTTTTGAGGAAGGTTATATTAGTGCATTACCAGCTACTTTCATCCACGGTGTTTATGATGATGTGCCTGTAGTTTATACAGAACTCGCCAATTGTCCCGACTGGCTACCATTGGTATTGAGTATCAATGGTGAAAAGTTCCGGTTAGATCAGGGAGAGATATTGAGGTATGATCGACAACTTGATTTACGTCAGGGTCTTTTTTCCCGTTCTTTGCGTTGGCGCAATCCCAGTGGGGAAACCGTAGATATTCACTTTGAACGCTTTGCCAGTTTAGCTGACCAGCACGTATTGGGGCAACGCTGCCAAGTCACGCCTGTAGATTTTGATGGGGTGATTGAAATTCAGGCGAGTATTAACGGCTACCCAGAAAATCAGGGTTTTAATCACTGGGAAGCAATCGACCAGGGTAAAACCGAACAAGGAATTTGGTTACACAGCCGGACTCGCGGTTCCCGGATTGATATTGGCATGGCAGCAAGGATGGTAATATCGGGAACTGAGGCTGCTTTAGAAGTGCATACTGCCCCTGGCTACCCTACTATAACTGCAACTTTTCTGGCGACATCACAGCAGACGGTGACAGTAGAGAAAACTGTGACAGTTTTTACTTCACGAGATGTTCCCCAACCAGTCCCAGCAGCGCAAGAAAAACTCACGCAATTGCCAGACTATATCACTTTGCTGCAAGCCAACGCCCAAGCATGGAATCAGGTTTGGCACTATAGCGATATCCTGATTGAGGGTGATAGTAAAGCTGCTTTTGCTGTGCGTTACAATCTATTTCAACTGCTAATTGCTGCGCCGAAGCATGATGAGAAGGTCAGCATTCCCGCTAAAACTTTGTCAGGTTTTGGCTATCATGGTCATATTTTTTGGGATACAGAAATTTTTATTCTGCCATTCTTTATTTTTACCCAACCTGCTTTAGCCCGGAATTTATTAAGTTATCGTTACCACACTTTAAATGGTGCGCGACGCAAGGCATCCCATTATGGTTATAAAGGGGCGATGTATGCTTGGGAAAGTGCGGTGACAGGGGATGAAGTTACACCACGTTGGTCACTTCCTAGCGATTTTTACGGTGAAGATATTCGCATTTGGTGTCGTGACCACGAAATTCACATTAGTTCCGATATTTCTTATGCTGTTTGGTATTACTGGCAAGCCACCGGCGATGATGAATGGATGCAAAAGTGTGGTGCTGAAATTATTTTAGATACAGCTATTTTTTGGAATAGTCGAGTTGAGTTTAATTCTGAACAAGACCGCTATGAAATTCGGGGGGTAATTGGAGCAGATGAATATCACGAATTTGTCCACAATAATACCTTTACTAATCGGATAGTACAATGGCATTTAGAAAAAGGTTTGATAGTCGATGATTGGCTGCATCAAAATTGCCCAGAACAAGCTCAGAAATTAGAGGATAAATTACAACTCACGGCTGAGATTAAAACTCAGTGGGAAGATATCGTCGCTAAAATTTGGATTCCTTACGACGCTGAAACGGGATTGATTGAGCAGTTTGAGGGGTTTTTCCAGTTGGAAGATATTAACTGGAACGACTATGAACCACGCACCCAGTCGATGCAAGGAATTTTGGGTATCGAAAAAACCAATAAATTGCAGGTACTCAAGCAGCCAGATGTATTGATGCTGTTGTACTTAATGCGGGAATTAGGAGATTTTCCCTACAATCAAAAATCATTACAAGCAAATTGGGACTACTACGCGCCCCGCACTGATATTACTTATGGTTCATCACTTGGCCCAGCAATTCACGCAATTTTAGCCTCAGATTTAGGCAAGTCGGCGGAGGCTTACGAACGGTTTATGCAAGCAGCAATGGTGGATCTCGAAGATGTCCGAGGTAACGCCGCCGACGGTATTCACGGGGCGAATGCTGGGGGAATTTGGCAAGCTGTGGTGTTTGGTTTTGGTGGGATTAAACTGAGGGACAGTCGCCCTTTAGCCAACCCTCATTTACCCAGGGGTTGGACACGCCTGAAGTTTAAACTGCACTGGCGCGGTAAATGGCATGAGTTTGATTTACGTCCCCAAATTACCCAGGAGGAAAGTAACAAAGGATTTATCTTATTTGCGCCTTCATCTTCCCAAAACTTCCACATCCGAGGCGTGATTTTTGATCTAGATGGAGTGTTAACTGATACAGCAGAATACCACTATCAAGCTTGGCAAAAACTAGCAGATGAGGAGGGTATAGAATTTAATCGGCAAGCTAATGAGGCGTTGCGAGGGATATCTCGTAGGGCTTCCCTGATGCTGATTATTAAAAATAGGAAATTTTCCGAAGCCCAAATTCAGGAAATGTTGGATCGTAAAAACCGCTACTATGTGGAACTTATTGCAAATATTACACCAAAGGATGTCTTACCAGGTGCGATCGCTTTGTTAAATGAATTGCGACAACAGGGGATAAAAATCGCCATTGGTTCAGCCAGCAAAAATGCCCAGGTGGTTGTAGAACGGTTAGGAATTGCTGATCAAGTGGATGCGATGGCTTCGCCCGCCGTAGGCATCGCGGATGGTTATAGTGTACAACAACCAAAGCCAGCCCCCGACCTCTTTCTCCATGCAGCCGAGCAATTAGGAGTTCCACCAGAGCAATGTGTGGTGATTGAAGATGCGGCGGCGGGCGTAGATGCGGCTCTAGCGGCTGGGATGTGGGCTGTAGGTCTAGGACCACCAGAACGCGTCGGTGCGGCTCATGTTGTTTTGCCTAGTTTAGCAGGTGTGAGGTGGGCGGAGTTGCAAGACAAATTGAGGGAAGCTGTGGCACAGAAGAATTAA
- a CDS encoding isochorismate synthase MenF, which translates to MTVLPCRSNFFVKNKDLYHFLLNVQENCLKHNCGQIVSISLDIDWVDPLVVLDKLTQANEINFYFENQAKGEAIAAIDSVTKLEIDGKERFHQAEYFIKSCLNNIINFGNNQSTFAGPHFFCYFSFFDQNSQIDYPFPSATVFLPRWQIGVKNKRCVLVNNIIIKASTNVENILQDLQHKIAQIQGLEYAAINLEQLPTKFSKRSVTNAQDFKRSVGSAVEKIRSSHLSKIVLANALDVRASNFFNLFKSLNNLRQIHPNCYIFSTSNGKGQNFIGASPERLISIHNQELISDALAGSAPRGKTPAEDAANANRLLNSIKERHEHSLVIDFITQRLSQLGLLPQVLAPRLRQLSNIQHLWTPITATVPANVHPLQIVSQLHPTPAVAGATRDFACAEIRRYESFERGLYAAPLGWIDASGNCEFIVGIRSALIDGDRARLYAGAGIVAGSDPEKEFAEVQLKLQALLKALV; encoded by the coding sequence ATGACAGTTTTACCATGTCGCAGCAACTTCTTTGTCAAAAACAAAGACCTATACCATTTTCTGTTAAACGTTCAGGAAAATTGCCTCAAGCATAATTGTGGGCAAATTGTGAGTATTTCGCTGGATATTGACTGGGTAGATCCCTTAGTTGTATTAGATAAACTTACGCAAGCAAATGAAATAAATTTTTACTTTGAGAATCAGGCTAAAGGAGAAGCGATCGCGGCCATTGATAGTGTGACAAAATTAGAAATTGATGGCAAAGAGCGTTTTCATCAAGCCGAATATTTTATCAAATCTTGTCTAAACAATATTATAAATTTTGGTAACAATCAGTCAACTTTTGCGGGGCCGCACTTTTTTTGTTATTTCAGCTTTTTTGATCAGAATTCTCAAATAGATTACCCCTTTCCATCTGCAACAGTTTTTCTCCCCCGTTGGCAAATAGGAGTCAAAAATAAACGCTGTGTATTAGTCAACAATATAATTATCAAAGCCAGCACGAATGTAGAAAATATATTACAGGATTTGCAACATAAAATCGCTCAAATTCAGGGTTTAGAATATGCTGCTATAAATTTGGAGCAGTTACCGACTAAGTTTAGTAAACGATCTGTAACTAATGCTCAAGATTTTAAACGATCTGTGGGATCTGCCGTAGAAAAAATTCGCTCTAGCCATTTAAGTAAAATTGTCCTAGCAAATGCCTTAGATGTGAGAGCAAGCAATTTTTTTAATTTATTCAAATCATTAAACAATCTTCGGCAAATACATCCTAATTGTTATATTTTTTCTACGAGCAATGGTAAGGGACAAAACTTCATTGGTGCTAGTCCAGAACGATTAATTAGTATTCATAATCAAGAGTTGATTTCCGATGCTTTAGCTGGTTCTGCACCTAGAGGTAAAACACCTGCTGAAGATGCGGCTAATGCCAATCGTTTATTAAATAGTATCAAAGAAAGACACGAACATTCTCTAGTGATTGATTTCATTACTCAAAGGCTATCCCAGCTAGGTTTGTTACCCCAGGTATTAGCGCCACGCCTGAGACAATTATCTAACATTCAGCATTTATGGACACCAATTACAGCCACAGTTCCCGCTAACGTCCACCCGTTACAGATTGTTTCTCAATTACATCCTACTCCAGCTGTGGCTGGTGCAACTAGAGATTTTGCTTGTGCAGAAATTCGGCGTTACGAAAGTTTTGAGCGGGGTTTATATGCTGCGCCTCTGGGTTGGATTGATGCTAGTGGTAACTGTGAGTTTATTGTGGGGATTCGTTCGGCTTTAATTGATGGCGATCGCGCGAGGTTGTATGCTGGTGCTGGTATTGTGGCTGGTTCTGATCCTGAGAAGGAGTTTGCTGAGGTACAGTTGAAGCTTCAGGCTTTGCTGAAGGCTTTGGTTTAA
- a CDS encoding DEAD/DEAH box helicase, whose translation MPQAVFIYELRDYQRQWIKGIWNSWKRGNRRVLAQLPTGAGKTVCFAHICHKFFQQQQQVLVIAHRIELITQAAEKLEQIVGESVGIIKGGCPHHPERRIQIASIQTLARRELSELPLNIGLLLFDEAHHASASSYRRLIEHYLHAQILGVTATPQRIDGQGFQELFDDLVVGIPTDALIQQGYLSKFRLFTTNQTISTVGVQKSRGDFRAKELAVAVTSQIGVDEIFENYLKYAKNLRTVIFACSLEHSRTLAAEFCRHGIKAEHLDGLTKPELRVKILERFRNGATQVITNYEILTEGYDCPNIECVYCVRPTESSTLWLQMTGRVLRTHSFKPTAVIIDVTDNWKKHGLPDETRQWSLEAKTVIPSSSLGLIQCPHCTHVFQPLSHELAIVGAEIGEDGLLIQHHEAICPNCGNTVDFTTQETTDQNLLRTHPIRLRHSLNLDLKEIDLSVSGARLEMVYDMLYEQRLKNAPAAKVYKAIFMTFIERISDFTLGDWREIVKIIEPQEPVITKKAWELYTEALDRHKNRLLALSFIEQRKLKNQDSSPGMKVTTDNSGTKVEDNKASLPGQKVKSPPLPQTLGNPYFQKKYADKWQRSLANCSVTTAEFLSQNAGLFHVETTLKFVSISLEIGNSPHLQSKLKEIYDSKEIQSAFSQGFGKQAKVMLRLAPTKTKSQSA comes from the coding sequence ATGCCCCAAGCAGTCTTCATCTATGAACTTAGAGATTATCAGCGCCAATGGATAAAGGGTATTTGGAATTCTTGGAAGAGAGGAAATAGAAGGGTACTTGCTCAGTTACCAACTGGCGCAGGTAAGACTGTCTGCTTTGCTCATATCTGCCACAAATTTTTTCAACAGCAACAACAAGTTTTAGTTATTGCTCACCGCATCGAACTAATTACTCAAGCAGCGGAAAAATTAGAACAGATTGTGGGCGAATCAGTAGGCATCATCAAAGGAGGATGTCCTCATCATCCAGAGCGGAGAATTCAAATTGCCAGTATTCAAACCTTAGCCAGACGGGAGCTATCAGAACTACCATTAAATATCGGACTTTTACTTTTTGACGAGGCACACCACGCCAGCGCTTCATCATATAGACGGCTAATTGAACATTATCTCCATGCACAGATATTGGGTGTAACAGCCACTCCCCAAAGAATTGATGGTCAAGGTTTTCAAGAATTATTTGACGATTTAGTAGTGGGAATTCCCACAGACGCTTTAATCCAACAAGGTTACTTAAGCAAATTTCGCTTATTTACCACCAACCAGACTATTTCTACAGTCGGAGTGCAAAAGTCTCGCGGAGATTTTAGAGCCAAGGAATTAGCTGTTGCTGTTACTAGCCAAATCGGAGTTGATGAAATCTTTGAAAACTACTTGAAATATGCCAAAAATTTACGGACAGTCATTTTCGCCTGTAGCCTAGAACATAGTCGCACGTTGGCGGCAGAATTTTGTCGTCATGGGATTAAAGCCGAACATTTAGATGGTTTAACCAAACCCGAATTAAGAGTGAAAATCCTAGAACGGTTCCGTAACGGGGCTACCCAAGTCATTACTAATTACGAAATCTTAACCGAGGGTTATGATTGTCCTAATATCGAGTGCGTTTACTGTGTGCGTCCGACTGAAAGCTCAACTTTATGGCTTCAGATGACAGGACGGGTTTTGAGAACCCACAGTTTTAAACCAACGGCGGTGATTATTGACGTAACTGACAATTGGAAAAAGCACGGACTTCCAGACGAGACGCGTCAATGGAGCTTAGAAGCAAAAACCGTGATTCCCTCAAGTTCTTTGGGTTTAATTCAATGTCCTCATTGCACCCATGTTTTTCAGCCTCTTTCTCATGAATTAGCAATTGTAGGTGCAGAAATCGGTGAGGACGGTTTACTCATTCAACATCACGAAGCTATTTGTCCTAATTGCGGTAACACGGTTGATTTTACTACTCAAGAAACTACAGACCAAAACCTTCTGAGAACTCACCCCATCCGGCTCAGACATAGCCTCAATCTGGATCTGAAAGAAATTGACCTGTCTGTGTCGGGGGCCAGACTAGAAATGGTGTACGATATGCTGTACGAGCAGAGGTTAAAAAATGCTCCTGCTGCTAAAGTCTACAAAGCTATCTTCATGACCTTTATCGAAAGAATATCAGATTTTACTTTAGGGGATTGGCGAGAGATAGTTAAAATCATTGAACCACAGGAACCAGTAATTACTAAAAAAGCCTGGGAGCTATACACTGAAGCACTTGATCGGCATAAAAATAGGCTACTCGCGCTCTCTTTTATTGAGCAGCGCAAGTTAAAGAATCAAGATAGTTCCCCAGGGATGAAAGTGACTACAGATAATTCAGGGACTAAGGTGGAAGACAACAAAGCATCTTTACCTGGACAAAAAGTGAAATCACCCCCACTCCCACAGACTTTAGGTAATCCCTATTTTCAGAAAAAATATGCGGATAAATGGCAACGCTCTTTAGCTAACTGTTCGGTGACAACTGCCGAGTTTTTGAGCCAGAATGCTGGATTGTTTCATGTAGAAACTACACTGAAATTTGTGAGTATTTCCCTAGAGATTGGCAATAGTCCTCACCTGCAATCAAAGCTCAAAGAAATTTATGATTCCAAAGAAATTCAGTCTGCTTTTAGTCAGGGCTTTGGTAAACAGGCTAAGGTGATGCTGAGATTAGCTCCAACCAAAACTAAAAGCCAGTCTGCTTGA
- the menA gene encoding 2-carboxy-1,4-naphthoquinone phytyltransferase: MTTKQVANSQIKLWLAAIKPPMYSVAIMPIWVGTAVAFAETKSFNLKVFSTFIAAAILILAWENISNDVFDSETGIDQNKAHSLVNLTGNKRLIFWLGNLCLVSGLLGIIAIAIWQQDFTVIGLILLCCALGYTYQGPPFRLGYQGLGEIICFFAFGPLAIAAAYYSQVASWSVNSLAASVIVGVATSLVLFCSHFHQVKDDIAAGKRSPVVRLGTAKAAKLLCWFTGGIYPLILLFVLLGMFPVWTLLSWLSLPYAFQLCRHVQENHHLPEKVSNCKFIAVNLHFFCCLLLGVGFMLGGG; the protein is encoded by the coding sequence ATGACTACAAAACAGGTGGCAAATTCTCAAATTAAATTATGGCTGGCGGCAATTAAACCGCCGATGTACAGCGTTGCTATTATGCCGATTTGGGTAGGAACGGCAGTGGCTTTTGCGGAAACGAAGAGTTTTAATTTAAAAGTATTTTCTACTTTTATAGCGGCGGCAATATTAATTTTGGCTTGGGAAAATATCAGTAATGATGTTTTTGATTCGGAAACGGGAATTGACCAAAACAAAGCTCATTCTTTAGTAAATTTAACTGGCAATAAGCGATTAATATTTTGGTTAGGAAACTTGTGTTTGGTTTCTGGGTTGTTGGGAATAATCGCGATCGCCATTTGGCAACAAGATTTCACTGTCATCGGTTTAATTCTGCTGTGCTGCGCTTTGGGCTACACATATCAAGGGCCTCCCTTTCGCTTAGGATACCAGGGTTTGGGCGAAATTATTTGTTTTTTTGCTTTTGGCCCTTTGGCGATCGCGGCAGCATACTATAGCCAAGTTGCAAGTTGGTCAGTCAATAGTTTAGCAGCATCGGTGATTGTGGGCGTTGCTACCAGCTTAGTTTTATTTTGCTCACACTTTCACCAAGTTAAGGATGACATCGCCGCCGGCAAGCGATCGCCTGTTGTGCGTTTGGGTACGGCAAAAGCTGCAAAACTTCTCTGTTGGTTTACGGGCGGGATTTATCCTCTGATTTTACTATTTGTTTTATTGGGTATGTTCCCTGTGTGGACTTTGTTGAGTTGGCTGAGTTTACCTTATGCTTTCCAGTTATGTCGTCATGTTCAAGAAAATCATCATCTGCCGGAAAAGGTGAGTAATTGTAAGTTTATTGCGGTTAATTTACATTTTTTCTGTTGTTTGCTGTTGGGTGTAGGTTTTATGTTGGGGGGTGGATAG
- a CDS encoding o-succinylbenzoate synthase, whose translation MFSRRGAEARRGRGYRFDFRCYDRRFLQPLVTRYGIWSNREGIIICLAGYGYGEIAPISWFGSETLEQALDFCRQLPAKITEEMIFSIPDSLPACQFGFESALEAVGSGERTSLTYSPLRPAPCAPASYSGLLPAGEAALNQWEGLWKLGYRTFKWKIGVDAIAHELEIFDLLTRTLPPAAKLRLDANGGLSYEEAQVWLGICDDIQANIEFLEQPLPVEQFSAMLELSAGFKTAIALDESVATLEQLKHCFEKGWRGIFVIKPGIAGSPSRLRQFCQQHQIDAVFSSVFETEIGRQAALQLAAELSQPNRAVGFGINHFLAPYTNEKPRL comes from the coding sequence ATGTTTTCACGCAGAGGCGCAGAGGCGCGGAGAGGGAGAGGTTATCGGTTTGATTTTCGTTGCTATGATCGGCGGTTTTTGCAGCCACTGGTGACTCGTTACGGTATATGGAGTAACCGTGAGGGTATTATTATTTGTCTGGCTGGCTATGGTTACGGGGAAATTGCCCCTATTAGTTGGTTTGGTTCGGAAACTTTAGAACAAGCTTTAGATTTTTGTCGTCAATTACCCGCAAAAATTACTGAGGAGATGATTTTCTCTATCCCGGATAGTTTACCTGCTTGTCAATTTGGTTTTGAGTCGGCGTTGGAAGCAGTGGGGAGTGGGGAACGTACCAGCCTAACTTATTCTCCCCTGCGCCCTGCACCCTGCGCCCCTGCCTCTTATAGTGGCTTGTTACCGGCTGGGGAGGCGGCGTTAAATCAATGGGAAGGGCTGTGGAAGCTGGGATATCGCACGTTTAAATGGAAGATTGGGGTGGATGCGATCGCTCATGAGTTGGAAATTTTTGATTTATTAACACGTACTTTACCACCTGCGGCTAAATTGCGATTAGATGCCAACGGTGGACTTAGTTATGAGGAAGCTCAGGTGTGGCTGGGGATTTGTGACGATATTCAGGCAAATATTGAATTTCTTGAACAACCGTTGCCTGTGGAACAATTTTCGGCGATGTTGGAATTGAGTGCTGGTTTTAAGACTGCGATCGCTTTAGATGAATCTGTAGCCACACTCGAGCAACTAAAGCATTGTTTTGAAAAAGGTTGGCGAGGAATTTTTGTGATTAAACCAGGGATAGCCGGTTCACCGTCTCGTCTGCGGCAATTTTGCCAACAACATCAAATTGATGCCGTGTTTTCGTCAGTATTTGAAACGGAAATTGGCAGACAAGCAGCACTCCAACTAGCAGCAGAATTATCTCAGCCAAATAGGGCTGTTGGTTTTGGTATCAACCATTTTTTAGCCCCCTATACTAATGAAAAACCACGTCTTTGA
- a CDS encoding 2-succinylbenzoate--CoA ligase: MSIESPLFYLNQLAETDLLIGDHNHPFQKIASELYLELQQLLASGNTPKIILAEREPVRFLAGFIAACAAGCPVFLCNPDWGKQEWQQVLDLVQPDIIWGLEIKISPHNISNHSPYIMIPTGGSSGKIKFAIHTWETLLASVQGFTEYFQLTQVNSFCVLPLYHVSGLMQFMRSFTTGGKLAMPSASVAIAPLKTLASSPEYQIKPANFFISLVPTQLQRLLENSELTQWLSQFKTVLLGGAPAWDELLEKARFHRIRLAPTYGMTETASQIATLKPDDFLNGKINSGQILPHAQIKIRNQQGEILNTNQTGNITIQAQSLALGYYPQTWKNRHYLQVDDLGYLDPQGYLNIIGRSSDKIITGGENIYPGEIEAAIRSTQMVSDVCIIGLPDKHWGEAVTAIYIPKHPQISSLILQTELNQKLSKFKLPKHWISVTTLPRNPQGKINRQQLQKIATEHLQNLS; encoded by the coding sequence ATGTCCATAGAATCACCTTTATTTTATCTAAACCAACTAGCTGAAACTGACTTGCTCATTGGTGATCATAATCATCCATTTCAGAAAATAGCTTCAGAGTTATATTTAGAACTACAGCAACTATTAGCTTCTGGAAACACTCCAAAAATCATCTTAGCAGAACGTGAACCAGTACGATTTCTCGCAGGTTTTATTGCTGCTTGTGCTGCTGGTTGTCCAGTTTTTCTGTGTAACCCCGACTGGGGAAAACAAGAATGGCAACAAGTTTTAGACTTAGTACAACCTGATATTATTTGGGGACTAGAAATAAAAATATCTCCTCATAACATCTCGAACCATTCCCCATACATCATGATTCCCACAGGTGGTTCATCGGGAAAGATTAAATTTGCCATCCATACATGGGAAACTTTGCTCGCATCTGTACAAGGGTTTACAGAATATTTTCAGCTAACACAAGTCAATTCCTTTTGTGTGTTACCGCTATATCATGTTAGTGGTTTAATGCAATTTATGCGTTCTTTCACCACTGGAGGTAAATTAGCGATGCCTTCGGCTAGCGTAGCGATCGCACCCTTAAAAACTTTAGCATCAAGTCCAGAATACCAGATTAAACCCGCAAATTTCTTTATATCTTTAGTACCCACACAATTACAACGCTTACTAGAAAATTCTGAATTAACACAGTGGCTATCTCAATTTAAAACTGTACTTTTAGGAGGTGCGCCAGCGTGGGATGAACTGCTAGAAAAAGCGAGATTTCACCGCATCCGTTTAGCACCAACTTATGGAATGACAGAAACAGCCTCTCAAATTGCCACCCTCAAACCCGATGACTTTCTTAATGGTAAAATTAACAGTGGTCAAATTCTCCCTCATGCACAGATAAAAATTCGCAATCAACAAGGTGAAATTTTAAATACTAATCAAACCGGAAATATCACCATTCAGGCGCAATCATTAGCCCTGGGCTACTATCCGCAAACCTGGAAAAATCGGCATTATTTACAAGTAGACGACTTAGGATATTTAGATCCACAAGGATATTTAAATATTATCGGACGTAGCAGCGACAAAATTATCACAGGCGGAGAAAACATTTACCCAGGCGAAATTGAAGCAGCAATCAGATCAACTCAAATGGTAAGTGATGTTTGTATCATCGGCTTACCAGATAAACACTGGGGAGAAGCAGTCACAGCAATTTATATTCCCAAACATCCCCAGATTTCCAGCTTAATACTGCAAACAGAACTCAACCAAAAATTGAGCAAATTCAAACTTCCCAAACATTGGATTTCCGTAACCACCTTACCCCGAAATCCCCAAGGAAAAATCAACCGCCAACAACTGCAAAAAATAGCCACAGAACATCTACAAAATCTCTCTTAA
- a CDS encoding thioesterase family protein: MSFTYHRTIHLQDTDAAGVVYFANVLCMCHEAYEASLEASDIHLKDFFTNPPVAFPVVHASVDFFRPMFCGDKLEVNLIPHKLGVNKFEISYEIMVENVLVAKAVTRHVCIDAVSRSKQDLSAEMIQWLETNRQDAEGAERRKLREIL, translated from the coding sequence ATGTCTTTTACTTATCATCGGACTATTCACCTTCAAGATACAGATGCTGCTGGAGTAGTGTATTTTGCTAATGTTTTGTGTATGTGTCATGAAGCTTATGAAGCATCTCTAGAAGCATCAGATATTCATCTCAAAGATTTTTTTACTAATCCACCTGTGGCTTTTCCTGTTGTTCACGCGAGTGTGGATTTTTTTCGTCCGATGTTCTGTGGGGATAAGTTGGAAGTTAATTTAATTCCTCACAAACTAGGTGTGAATAAGTTTGAAATTAGTTATGAAATAATGGTTGAAAATGTGCTGGTGGCTAAGGCTGTTACTAGACACGTTTGTATTGATGCGGTTAGTAGAAGTAAGCAGGATTTATCTGCTGAGATGATTCAGTGGTTGGAAACGAACCGCCAAGACGCAGAGGGCGCGGAGAGAAGAAAGTTAAGAGAGATTTTGTAG